TAGTGGTGGACGTTCTCCTCGGGGATGGCCGCCGCCTCCAGTGCGGCCCCGAAGTCGGGGAGCTGCGACCGGCAGTCCTTGCACCAGTCGCCGCCCCAGACCCTGAACACGAGGTCCGCGCCGTACTCGCTCAGGGTGTCCACGGTGTCCGTGTAGGCGTCGGCGACCCACACCGGGTTCGGTTCCATCGTCTCGAGTCGTTCCGTATCGCTCATAGCCGCTCGTTGTACGTCGAACGGCTTGAAATGCCCGGCTCTCGGACGCATCGGAAAACGCTGCCGGCAGCGACGACTCCCCGCACGCTTTGGCGATGCCACTAGCGGTTTATGATGGGGTGGCGTACGCTCCCCCAATGGACGAATCTATTATCGACACCATCGGGTCCCCGCTGGTCTCGGTGCGAGCCCCCGAGGGCGCGACGGTCGCCGCGAAGGTCGAGTCGTTCAACCCCGGCGGGTCGGCCAAGGACCGCCCGGCGAGGTTCATGATAGAGCGGGCCGAGCGGGACGGGGAGCTCTCGGACGGTGATACGCTCGTGGAGCCGACCAGCGGGAACACCGGCATCGGGATGGCCATGGTCGGCGCGGCGAAGGGGTACGACGTCGTCCTCGTGATGCCGTCGTCGAAGTCACCGGAACGGCGTGGCATCATGAAAGCCTACGGCGCCGACATCGAGCTCGTCGACGGCGACATCTCGGCCGCGAAGGAGCGAGCCGACGAGCTCACCGAGACGGAGGGCTACGTGCAGCTCCACCAGTTCGAGAACCCCGCGAACCCGGAATCGCACTACCAGACGACCGGCGTCGAGATCGTCGACCAGGTGGGCGACCGGACCGTCGACGCGCTCGTGGCGGGCGTCGGCACCGGCGGCACCATCACCGGGACCGGACGGCGGCTCAAGGAAGCCTATCCGGACGTCGAGGTGGTGGCCGTCGAACCCGCG
This DNA window, taken from Haloarcula ordinaria, encodes the following:
- a CDS encoding thioredoxin, coding for MSDTERLETMEPNPVWVADAYTDTVDTLSEYGADLVFRVWGGDWCKDCRSQLPDFGAALEAAAIPEENVHHYPTEKEDDGSKTGPGVEEYGIEYIPTVVVEYEGEEVARFVEDEPVPIAVYLADEIAAALD
- a CDS encoding PLP-dependent cysteine synthase family protein, which codes for MDESIIDTIGSPLVSVRAPEGATVAAKVESFNPGGSAKDRPARFMIERAERDGELSDGDTLVEPTSGNTGIGMAMVGAAKGYDVVLVMPSSKSPERRGIMKAYGADIELVDGDISAAKERADELTETEGYVQLHQFENPANPESHYQTTGVEIVDQVGDRTVDALVAGVGTGGTITGTGRRLKEAYPDVEVVAVEPANNAVLSGMEPGTGEDSFQGMGPGFVSDNLDVDLLDDVRTVTLEEAETECRRLAREEGLLVGQSSGASNLAAYDVAARLVEDGVDDPLVVTVFWDSGERYMSTGMFD